Proteins encoded within one genomic window of Equus przewalskii isolate Varuska chromosome 3, EquPr2, whole genome shotgun sequence:
- the CXCL9 gene encoding C-X-C motif chemokine 9, whose protein sequence is MFSKKFLRREIQYRSDSEKLHSTTMKKSGVPFVLGIIFLTLIGVQGAPVMRKGRCSCIKTSQGTIRPKLLKDLKQFAPSPSCETTEIIATMKNGDQTCLNPDSAEVKELIKEWEKQVSQKKKQKKGKKHQKTKKFPKVKKWQRPRQKKAT, encoded by the exons ATGTTCTCTAAAAAATTTCTCAGGCGTGAAATCCAATACAGAAGTGACTCAGAGAAACTCCATTCTACCACTATGAAGAAAAGTGGTGTTCCTTTCGTTTTGGGTATCATCTTCCTGACTCTGATTGGAGTTCAAG gAGCTCCAGTAATGAGGAAGGGACGCTGTTCCTGCATCAAGACCAGCCAAGGGACGATCCGCCCAAAACTGTTAAAGGACCTTAAACAGTTTGCTCCAAGCCCTTCTTGTGAGACAACTGAAATCAT TGCTACAATGAAGAATGGAGACCAAACATGTCTAAACCCAGATTCAGCAGAAGTGAAAGAATTAATTAAAGAGTGGGAGAAACAG gtcagccaaaagaaaaagcaaaagaaagggaaaaaacatcagaaaaccaagaaatttccaaaagttaaaaaatggcAACGTCCTCGTCAAAAGAAGGCTACATAA